From one Triticum aestivum cultivar Chinese Spring chromosome 4B, IWGSC CS RefSeq v2.1, whole genome shotgun sequence genomic stretch:
- the LOC123095164 gene encoding E3 ubiquitin-protein ligase Os03g0188200-like has protein sequence MPGSTVVLIGAFVAALLGVSLSTVVLCSNRRQAHHASPSPLPSQRSVVDLEHGLRRPCGIDKAVLSTYPTMVYSSAASRRGQGQSQMAAAAATASVEHGQAQGDTTCSVCLAEYADGDELRWLPGCRHAFHRSCVDEWLRRRPSCPLCRT, from the coding sequence ATGCCCGGCTCCACCGTGGTGCTCATCGGCGCCTTCGTGGCCGCGCTTCTCGGCGTCTCCCTCTCCACCGTCGTCCTCTGCTCCAACCGGCGCCAGGCGCACCACGCGTCACCGTCGCCGTTGCCGTCACAGCGGAGCGTTGTCGACCTCGAGCATGGCCTGCGGCGGCCGTGCGGGATCGACAAGGCCGTCCTGTCCACCTACCCGACCATGGTGTATTCGTCGGCTGCGAGCCGAAGGGGCCAAGGCCAGAGCCAGATGGCTGCCGCCGCGGCCACCGCGTCGGTCGAACATGGCCAGGCGCAGGGAGACACGACGTGTTCGGTGTGTCTGGCGGAGtatgcagacggcgacgagctccggTGGCTGCCCGGGTGCCGGCATGCGTTCCACCGGTCGTGCGTCGACGAATGGCTGCGCCGGCGGCCGAGCTGCCCGCTCTGCCGCACGTAG